In a single window of the Halobaculum lipolyticum genome:
- the dacZ gene encoding diadenylate cyclase DacZ, with amino-acid sequence MTTSADLLADLVADVDGVFLFSPTGSTYDDYRDLEDEPAVVVAPENDHEADRYVELPLEFDNVRDRIRFGIEGAMDHGYCAEGDVIACAVGVFGDPIDGVIRTPVTESMHSGIYDLFANSRADPNVVRDVFDVAIELGKKGQKGKPVGALFVVGDAGKVMNKSRPLSYNPFEKSHVHVGDPIVNVMLKEFSRLDGAFVISDSGKIVSAYRYLEPGAEGVDIPKGLGARHMAGGAITRDTNAIAIVLSESDGLVRAFKGGSLVLELDPEEY; translated from the coding sequence ATGACTACCTCGGCCGACCTCCTCGCCGACCTCGTCGCGGACGTCGACGGGGTGTTCCTCTTCTCCCCGACCGGATCGACGTACGACGACTACCGCGATCTGGAGGACGAACCGGCGGTCGTGGTCGCCCCGGAGAACGACCACGAAGCCGACCGCTACGTGGAACTCCCGCTGGAGTTCGACAACGTCCGCGACCGGATCCGCTTCGGCATCGAGGGGGCGATGGACCACGGCTACTGCGCCGAGGGCGACGTGATCGCCTGCGCGGTCGGCGTGTTCGGCGACCCCATCGACGGCGTGATCCGCACGCCCGTCACCGAGTCGATGCACTCGGGGATCTACGACCTGTTCGCCAACTCCCGCGCCGACCCCAACGTCGTGCGCGACGTGTTCGACGTCGCGATCGAGTTGGGGAAGAAGGGCCAGAAGGGCAAGCCCGTCGGCGCGCTGTTCGTCGTCGGCGACGCGGGCAAAGTGATGAACAAGTCCCGACCGCTCAGCTACAACCCGTTCGAGAAGTCCCACGTCCACGTCGGTGACCCCATCGTGAACGTGATGCTCAAGGAGTTCTCGCGGCTCGACGGCGCGTTCGTCATCAGCGACTCCGGCAAGATCGTGTCGGCGTACCGCTACCTCGAACCGGGCGCGGAGGGCGTCGACATCCCGAAGGGACTGGGCGCGCGCCACATGGCCGGCGGCGCCATCACCCGCGACACCAACGCCATCGCCATCGTGCTCTCGGAGTCCGACGGGCTGGTCCGCGCGTTCAAGGGCGGGTCGCTCGTCCTCGAACTCGACCCGGAGGAGTACTGA
- a CDS encoding bacterio-opsin activator domain-containing protein, translated as MARGNVGGGGRGVEDVFAGAEPGAPFSAAEVADAIGVDERRARALLRASVDAGRLRSKALPDGGRVWWRPLGGSASPADDALVEVEYRSASLAAPFLAAFEAIEPTGETVPTDAEIVATVDSVVPLRDGALQYYTVRGVSPGRYLAALRRIPGLSTVRLLSTDGDEVRVEVRLEADGLADLFRAFGGWVTGGTLLDSEIRIRGTVRGETDVADVTAAVREWVPDAELVRRRTVHTPRIARTILTDRLSTQQSAALEAAYYGGYFAVPRRSTGEDIATSLGVTRQTFNHHLRLAELAVVRELFGVTDDDAL; from the coding sequence ATGGCGAGGGGGAACGTCGGCGGGGGCGGTCGCGGTGTCGAGGACGTGTTCGCGGGCGCCGAGCCGGGCGCGCCGTTCTCGGCGGCCGAGGTCGCGGACGCGATCGGGGTCGACGAACGGCGGGCGAGGGCGCTGCTGCGGGCGTCGGTCGACGCGGGCCGCCTCCGGAGCAAGGCGCTGCCCGACGGCGGGCGCGTCTGGTGGCGCCCGCTCGGCGGGTCGGCGTCGCCGGCGGACGACGCGCTCGTCGAGGTCGAGTACCGGTCGGCGTCGCTGGCGGCGCCGTTCCTCGCGGCGTTCGAGGCGATCGAACCGACCGGCGAGACCGTGCCGACCGACGCCGAGATCGTCGCCACCGTGGACTCCGTCGTCCCGCTCCGCGACGGCGCTTTGCAGTACTACACCGTCCGCGGCGTGTCGCCGGGGCGGTACCTGGCGGCGCTCAGGCGGATCCCCGGACTGTCGACGGTCCGGCTGCTCTCGACCGACGGGGACGAGGTCCGCGTCGAGGTCCGCCTGGAGGCGGACGGACTCGCCGACCTGTTCCGGGCGTTCGGCGGCTGGGTCACCGGCGGGACGCTCCTCGACAGCGAGATCCGTATCCGCGGGACGGTCCGGGGCGAGACCGACGTCGCAGACGTCACCGCCGCCGTCCGCGAGTGGGTCCCCGACGCCGAACTCGTGCGTCGCCGGACGGTACACACCCCGCGGATCGCTCGGACGATCCTGACCGACCGCCTCTCGACACAGCAGTCGGCCGCGCTCGAGGCGGCGTACTACGGCGGGTACTTCGCGGTCCCGCGTCGGAGCACCGGCGAGGACATCGCGACCTCGCTGGGCGTCACCAGACAGACGTTCAACCACCACCTCCGGCTGGCGGAACTCGCGGTCGTGCGGGAACTGTTCGGCGTGACCGACGACGACGCGCTCTGA
- a CDS encoding HalOD1 output domain-containing protein, which yields MDDGSRVSGGADAGVTAAFDAVARVGFDAARGVYRVHRRPDHPEPVSYLVVEGVSAVTGRSMRDLDPLNDTLDPDALDAVLGDDSRSNASVRFEYAGCRIEVSGTGEVLIRPS from the coding sequence ATGGACGACGGATCGCGGGTCTCCGGCGGGGCTGACGCGGGTGTGACGGCGGCGTTCGACGCCGTAGCGCGGGTGGGGTTCGACGCCGCCCGGGGCGTCTACCGGGTGCATCGACGGCCGGACCACCCGGAGCCGGTGTCGTACCTCGTCGTCGAGGGGGTGTCCGCCGTCACCGGGCGATCGATGCGGGACCTCGACCCGCTCAACGACACGCTCGACCCGGACGCGCTCGACGCCGTACTGGGCGACGACAGCCGGTCGAACGCGAGCGTGCGGTTCGAGTACGCGGGCTGTCGGATCGAAGTCTCCGGTACGGGCGAGGTCCTGATCCGGCCGTCGTGA
- a CDS encoding GNAT family N-acetyltransferase: MGRSSTRPRTTIRPHGSGDRAGFLDLYEAVWGRRRGAEWFRWRFEENPYLDEVPMVVAEADGRIVGAEPCVVFPLAVGDETRLAFQPADWMVHPDHRRQGLFTGMTERLLDRYADGPQCCYYNYPSDAIRPGLRSQGWRDVGPVPTYYRVQNVERLASGRLATDQPAAEHALALGQVGLSMARGVFSLAAGSDADGWAVERHESVPVDTLVRIYRSGVPDGIHVRRDAAFYRWRFANPLWETTTYVAVGDDGPAASLIAATSDDGDLRCVWALDVLPADGSASLGSYEALLSAVVADAADADVVKCAGIGLPETALRRCGFRRDDAFPLSAVSKRTTAVVRGVDPDGGDPTGREPWRTTGVDPLDDDAWAIQLCGQDVA; this comes from the coding sequence ATGGGACGCAGTTCGACCCGGCCGCGGACGACGATCCGACCGCACGGTTCCGGCGACCGAGCGGGGTTCCTCGACCTGTACGAGGCGGTCTGGGGACGGCGCAGGGGCGCCGAGTGGTTCCGCTGGCGGTTCGAGGAGAACCCGTACCTCGACGAGGTGCCGATGGTGGTCGCCGAGGCGGACGGCCGCATCGTCGGCGCCGAGCCCTGCGTGGTGTTCCCGCTGGCAGTCGGCGACGAGACCCGGCTGGCGTTCCAGCCCGCCGACTGGATGGTTCACCCCGACCACCGCCGACAGGGGCTGTTCACCGGGATGACCGAACGGCTGCTCGACCGCTACGCCGACGGCCCGCAGTGCTGTTACTACAACTACCCCTCCGACGCGATCCGACCGGGGCTGCGCTCGCAGGGGTGGCGCGACGTCGGGCCGGTCCCCACCTACTACCGCGTCCAGAACGTCGAACGGCTCGCGAGCGGTCGCCTCGCAACCGACCAGCCGGCCGCCGAACACGCGCTCGCGCTCGGGCAGGTCGGCCTGTCGATGGCCCGCGGCGTGTTCTCGTTGGCCGCCGGCAGCGACGCCGACGGGTGGGCCGTCGAGCGTCACGAGTCGGTGCCGGTCGACACGCTGGTCCGGATCTACCGCTCGGGGGTCCCCGACGGCATCCACGTCCGCCGCGACGCGGCGTTCTACCGCTGGCGGTTCGCGAACCCGCTGTGGGAGACGACGACGTACGTCGCGGTCGGCGACGACGGGCCGGCCGCGAGCCTGATCGCTGCGACGAGCGACGACGGCGATCTCCGGTGTGTGTGGGCGCTCGACGTGCTCCCGGCCGACGGGTCGGCGTCGCTGGGGAGCTACGAGGCGCTGCTGTCGGCGGTGGTCGCGGACGCGGCCGACGCGGACGTGGTGAAGTGTGCGGGGATCGGTCTCCCGGAGACCGCCCTCCGGCGCTGCGGCTTCCGCCGCGACGACGCGTTCCCGCTGTCCGCGGTGTCGAAGCGGACGACTGCGGTCGTCAGGGGGGTCGACCCGGACGGCGGGGACCCGACGGGGCGGGAGCCGTGGCGCACGACCGGGGTCGACCCGCTCGACGACGACGCGTGGGCGATACAGTTGTGCGGGCAGGACGTGGCGTGA
- a CDS encoding transcription initiation factor IIB family protein, translated as MYRASDEVENEEWLGRLRRAAESLDLSPEARSNATDLFLSGVPEEDRSKPAMAAASLYAGALIAGDERAQTAVADAMDVTRLSVQQHWKDVLEDAGFRPPTW; from the coding sequence ATGTACCGGGCGAGCGACGAGGTGGAGAACGAGGAGTGGCTCGGGCGCCTGCGGCGGGCCGCCGAGTCGCTCGATCTGTCCCCCGAGGCGCGCTCGAACGCGACCGACTTGTTCCTCTCGGGCGTCCCGGAGGAGGACCGTTCGAAGCCCGCGATGGCCGCCGCGTCGCTGTACGCCGGCGCCCTCATCGCCGGCGACGAACGCGCGCAGACCGCCGTCGCCGACGCGATGGACGTGACCCGCCTCTCCGTCCAACAGCACTGGAAGGACGTGTTGGAGGACGCCGGGTTCCGGCCGCCGACGTGGTGA
- a CDS encoding phosphopantetheine adenylyltransferase, with protein sequence MHVALGGTFDPVHDGHRALFERAFELGDLTVGLTADELAPKTRHTDRYVRPFADRKRDLDAELAPLADEHGREYEIRELTKPTGIAIEPGFDALIVSPETQSGAERVNEIREQKGLPSLRIEVVDHVPAEDGDRISSTRIVRGEIDRHGNLTPEREGRGTAPPDAE encoded by the coding sequence ATGCACGTCGCGCTGGGCGGGACGTTCGATCCGGTCCACGACGGCCACCGCGCGCTGTTCGAGCGCGCGTTCGAACTCGGGGACCTCACCGTCGGACTCACCGCCGACGAGTTGGCCCCGAAGACGCGCCACACGGACCGCTACGTCCGCCCGTTCGCCGACCGGAAGCGCGACCTCGACGCCGAACTCGCTCCCCTCGCGGACGAACACGGCCGCGAGTACGAGATCCGCGAACTCACGAAGCCGACCGGGATCGCGATCGAGCCGGGGTTCGACGCGCTGATCGTCTCCCCGGAGACGCAGTCGGGCGCCGAGCGGGTCAACGAGATCCGCGAGCAGAAGGGGTTGCCGAGCCTCCGGATCGAGGTCGTGGACCACGTCCCAGCCGAGGACGGCGACCGCATCTCCTCGACGCGGATCGTCAGGGGAGAGATCGACCGCCACGGGAACCTCACGCCCGAACGCGAGGGGCGCGGCACCGCGCCGCCGGACGCGGAGTAG